In the genome of Fulvivirga maritima, one region contains:
- a CDS encoding alpha/beta fold hydrolase, with protein sequence MKNTFTALVLMLLIRVAYSQAPTFSDVAYVNDDQEAHLLDIYVPDGLEVPNRAVLFIHGGGWSSGSKELTMGYCQELLEAGITVVGVNYRHSQDTLFPAQLHDVKTAVRFLKTHADDYKIDTCNIGVMGVSAGGHLAALLGTSLEVNELEGAHLGSTEASSEVQAVVDFFGPTYFLEMDQYYPGSCNDPLIHDRNNSSESHLLGCRISECTDLVDFANPLAYIDGNEPPFAIYHGDADCAVPMHQSQILRDKLIEFGIETEYTEEPGGGHDDFLDTELMQEVAAYFIKVLNNDCTDYERPATPPVTGVGNDASKHYNIFPNPSREYVNLQGDFMDEIEVHDMKGKVILRQSVKAGDQINTAGWRDGLYMISIYYKNEKRYSSRLMKE encoded by the coding sequence AGCCCCTACATTTTCTGATGTAGCCTATGTTAATGATGATCAAGAAGCTCATCTATTAGATATTTACGTGCCAGATGGCTTAGAAGTACCTAATCGTGCAGTACTTTTTATTCATGGTGGAGGCTGGAGTTCAGGTTCTAAAGAGCTAACTATGGGGTACTGCCAGGAGTTGCTTGAAGCGGGAATCACTGTAGTAGGGGTAAATTACAGGCATAGTCAAGATACGCTTTTTCCGGCACAGTTACATGATGTAAAAACAGCAGTTAGATTTTTAAAAACTCATGCAGATGACTATAAAATCGATACTTGTAATATTGGCGTGATGGGTGTTTCTGCAGGAGGACACCTAGCGGCTTTACTAGGTACTTCGCTTGAGGTTAATGAGTTGGAAGGAGCGCATTTGGGTAGCACTGAAGCCAGTAGTGAAGTGCAGGCAGTAGTTGATTTTTTTGGTCCTACTTATTTTCTGGAGATGGATCAATATTACCCTGGTAGTTGTAACGATCCTTTGATACATGATAGGAATAATTCTTCAGAGTCTCATTTGTTAGGGTGCAGAATTAGTGAGTGTACTGACTTAGTGGATTTTGCCAATCCACTGGCATATATTGATGGGAATGAGCCACCGTTTGCTATTTATCATGGAGATGCTGACTGTGCCGTACCTATGCATCAGAGCCAGATTTTACGAGATAAGCTAATTGAATTTGGAATAGAAACGGAATATACAGAAGAGCCGGGGGGAGGGCATGATGATTTTTTAGATACAGAATTAATGCAGGAAGTGGCTGCTTATTTTATTAAGGTACTCAATAATGATTGTACTGATTATGAAAGGCCTGCAACTCCTCCTGTTACAGGGGTGGGAAATGATGCTTCAAAGCATTATAATATATTTCCGAATCCTTCAAGAGAGTACGTAAACCTACAAGGAGACTTTATGGATGAGATAGAGGTGCATGATATGAAGGGGAAAGTAATATTAAGGCAGTCAGTAAAAGCGGGAGATCAAATCAATACAGCTGGCTGGAGAGATGGTTTATATATGATATCTATTTACTATAAAAATGAAAAGCGCTATTCTTCTCGGTTAATGAAAGAATAG
- a CDS encoding 3'-5' exonuclease, with translation MPISKSEGSTSQRKKKIKSTYAETISAEEINKLDLQRYEGKVHIITTAEGINKAFNKINKTKAVGFDTETKPAFKKGEFNDVSLIQIATDKEVFLIRVNITGFTPELIHFLENENIKKIGIALRDDIKDMQKLKDFTPGGFVELNKIVKHIGIESNGLRKLVAIILGFRVSKSAQISNWESDTLTEKQVYYAATDAWVCIEMYNELIKKGYL, from the coding sequence ATGCCAATATCAAAATCAGAAGGATCGACAAGTCAGAGAAAGAAGAAAATTAAGTCTACTTACGCTGAGACTATCAGTGCCGAGGAGATTAACAAGCTCGACTTACAGCGTTATGAGGGGAAAGTGCACATTATTACCACTGCGGAAGGTATAAACAAAGCTTTTAACAAAATAAACAAAACTAAGGCCGTTGGCTTTGACACTGAAACTAAGCCCGCTTTTAAAAAAGGGGAGTTTAATGATGTCTCGCTTATACAAATTGCAACTGATAAGGAAGTATTTCTTATTAGGGTAAATATTACTGGTTTTACTCCTGAGCTTATTCATTTCCTTGAAAATGAAAATATAAAAAAGATAGGCATAGCCCTCAGAGATGACATTAAAGATATGCAAAAGCTCAAGGATTTTACGCCAGGAGGTTTTGTAGAGCTCAATAAGATAGTGAAACACATAGGCATAGAAAGTAATGGCTTACGCAAACTAGTAGCCATTATCCTTGGTTTCAGAGTTTCTAAAAGCGCTCAGATATCTAACTGGGAAAGTGATACTTTAACAGAAAAGCAAGTTTACTATGCTGCTACTGATGCCTGGGTTTGTATAGAAATGTATAACGAATTGATCAAAAAGGGATATTTATAG
- the nhaC gene encoding Na+/H+ antiporter NhaC, whose translation MNKEHKEPSLLLSFVPIVFLILLLAANVAIFGEDASYGPNQMALIFAAALGGILSITLNYSWDEVLDGIVKSISSAMSAILILLMIGALAGSWLISGVVPAMIYYGLDILNPTIFLFAACIVSAVVSIATGSSWSTTATIGIALMGIGQALGLSPGIIAGAVISGAYFGDKMSPLSDTTNLAPAMAGTDLFTHIKYMLFTTGPTMIITLTIFLIWGFTIDSDTAINSVGEVQTAIASEFNINLLLFIVPATVILLIVKKVPALPALLIGTLLACVFALIFQPQAIQAVAEVDVYNVESGYKALMKAMFTEIQLTTGNEMVDSLLSSSGMQGILPTVWLIICAMIFGGVMEGNNMLKVIAASIIKLAHSTGSLVASTAGTCITFNLTASDQYIAIVVPGRMFSSEFKERGLAPENLSRTLEDSGTVTSVLVPWNTCGAYQSTTLGVATVSYLPYCFFNLLSPFMTILFAYANIKIRRIDKSEKEEN comes from the coding sequence ATGAACAAAGAGCACAAGGAGCCCTCACTTTTACTTTCTTTTGTACCCATAGTTTTTCTGATCTTATTACTAGCTGCTAACGTAGCCATTTTTGGAGAAGACGCCTCATACGGCCCTAACCAGATGGCACTAATATTTGCTGCCGCACTAGGAGGAATTTTATCCATAACACTCAATTATAGTTGGGATGAAGTACTGGATGGGATAGTAAAAAGTATAAGCTCTGCCATGAGTGCCATTCTTATTCTGTTAATGATAGGGGCACTAGCAGGTAGCTGGCTTATCAGCGGAGTAGTGCCAGCTATGATCTATTACGGTTTAGACATTCTTAACCCTACCATATTCTTATTTGCGGCTTGTATAGTTAGTGCTGTGGTATCAATAGCCACTGGTAGCTCATGGTCTACCACCGCTACCATAGGTATTGCTTTAATGGGAATAGGACAGGCATTAGGATTAAGCCCGGGGATTATTGCCGGCGCAGTAATATCAGGTGCTTACTTCGGTGATAAAATGTCTCCTTTATCAGACACCACCAACTTAGCTCCGGCTATGGCAGGAACGGATTTATTCACCCACATCAAGTACATGCTCTTCACCACAGGGCCTACCATGATCATTACCCTGACTATATTTCTAATCTGGGGATTTACCATAGATAGCGACACCGCCATTAACTCAGTAGGTGAAGTACAGACTGCTATTGCTTCAGAATTTAATATTAACCTTTTATTGTTTATTGTTCCGGCCACTGTTATCTTATTAATAGTGAAAAAAGTACCTGCGTTACCTGCGTTATTAATCGGTACTCTGTTAGCCTGTGTTTTTGCATTAATTTTTCAGCCACAAGCTATACAGGCCGTAGCGGAAGTAGATGTTTACAATGTTGAATCAGGCTACAAAGCACTCATGAAGGCTATGTTTACAGAGATACAACTCACCACTGGCAATGAAATGGTAGACTCTCTACTCAGCTCCAGCGGCATGCAAGGTATATTACCTACAGTATGGCTCATCATCTGTGCTATGATCTTTGGTGGGGTAATGGAAGGCAATAATATGCTCAAGGTAATAGCGGCTTCCATTATAAAGCTAGCTCACTCTACTGGCTCGTTAGTAGCCTCTACAGCGGGTACTTGTATAACGTTTAATCTAACTGCTTCAGACCAATACATAGCCATAGTAGTTCCTGGAAGAATGTTTTCCAGCGAATTTAAGGAAAGAGGTCTCGCTCCTGAAAACCTAAGCCGTACACTGGAAGACTCAGGAACGGTCACATCAGTACTCGTTCCCTGGAACACTTGCGGGGCTTACCAGTCCACCACACTTGGGGTAGCTACAGTTAGCTACTTACCATATTGTTTTTTTAATCTTTTAAGCCCATTTATGACAATATTGTTTGCTTATGCCAATATCAAAATCAGAAGGATCGACAAGTCAGAGAAAGAAGAAAATTAA
- a CDS encoding NAD(P)/FAD-dependent oxidoreductase, giving the protein MFSVWERQSFINYDYIIIGSGIVGLSTAISMKEKEPNANIAILERGLLPSGASTKNAGFACFGSLTELLQDIKTLGKERTYNLAQERYKGLLKLRARLGDEPIDYQNYGGYELIREEELPFLKEIDEVNSLLEPIFSSQPFLIDNKLIGQFGFNTSVVKSIIYSPFEGQIDTGKMMKALIGKAEQLGIIIHTGAEVEAYNETETGVEVTVKDKLYKEINFKADKVAICTNAFTKQLMPEAEIAPGRGIVLITKPISNLTIQGVFHMDQGFYYFRNFEDRIILGGARNLDIETETTTDQGINNKITENLTHTLKETILPDYQYEIDYFWSGIMAFGEHKEPLLTQVSDRVFAGFRLGGMGVAIGTQLGEKLANMMV; this is encoded by the coding sequence ATGTTTAGTGTCTGGGAAAGACAATCCTTTATTAACTATGACTATATTATCATCGGAAGTGGAATCGTGGGTTTATCCACCGCCATTTCAATGAAGGAAAAGGAACCCAACGCTAACATCGCCATCTTAGAAAGAGGCTTACTCCCTTCAGGAGCTAGCACCAAAAATGCTGGTTTCGCCTGTTTTGGAAGCCTTACAGAGCTTTTACAGGACATCAAGACCTTGGGTAAGGAAAGGACTTACAACCTGGCTCAGGAAAGATACAAAGGCCTTCTTAAACTAAGAGCCCGGCTTGGAGATGAGCCTATTGACTACCAAAACTATGGCGGCTATGAGCTTATTCGAGAAGAGGAATTGCCCTTTCTAAAAGAAATTGATGAAGTTAACAGCCTGCTTGAGCCGATTTTCTCCAGCCAGCCCTTCCTCATCGACAATAAGTTAATAGGTCAGTTTGGGTTTAATACTTCGGTAGTAAAATCCATTATCTACTCCCCTTTTGAAGGGCAGATAGATACCGGCAAAATGATGAAAGCCTTAATAGGCAAAGCCGAACAATTAGGCATTATTATCCATACTGGAGCAGAAGTAGAGGCTTATAATGAAACTGAAACCGGAGTAGAGGTAACGGTAAAAGATAAGCTTTACAAAGAAATTAACTTCAAAGCCGATAAGGTGGCCATTTGCACCAACGCCTTTACAAAACAATTAATGCCTGAGGCCGAAATAGCACCTGGCAGAGGAATAGTATTGATAACCAAGCCGATCAGCAACCTTACCATTCAGGGTGTTTTTCATATGGATCAGGGATTTTATTATTTCAGAAACTTTGAAGACCGAATTATTCTAGGTGGTGCAAGAAACCTGGATATTGAAACTGAGACAACTACCGACCAGGGAATTAACAACAAAATAACCGAGAACCTAACCCATACCCTTAAAGAAACCATTCTTCCTGACTATCAATATGAAATAGACTACTTCTGGTCAGGCATTATGGCTTTCGGAGAACATAAAGAGCCGCTACTTACCCAAGTCTCTGACAGAGTGTTTGCGGGCTTCCGGCTGGGAGGAATGGGTGTAGCCATAGGTACTCAATTAGGCGAGAAACTGGCTAATATGATGGTTTAA
- a CDS encoding DUF4442 domain-containing protein: MNIKNIVQKAGNSAFYLWLLNQGLSRMIPFNKPHGFKVVHIDEKSIKTELPFKKRNFNHIKGIHACALATLSEFTTGFLMVSRLDPKKYRIILKTLEMDYHYQGKMKVQAAFEIGDKWLQENIYGPLQSSESTVVVCVVKVFDVEGNHISTGKVHWQVKSWDKVKTKIN, encoded by the coding sequence ATGAATATTAAGAACATTGTCCAAAAAGCAGGTAATTCTGCATTTTACCTATGGCTTTTGAACCAGGGGCTGAGCAGAATGATACCTTTTAATAAACCACATGGGTTTAAAGTGGTGCATATTGATGAAAAAAGTATAAAAACAGAACTGCCATTTAAGAAGCGAAATTTTAACCATATAAAAGGAATCCATGCTTGTGCGTTGGCAACATTGTCTGAGTTTACTACTGGCTTTCTTATGGTTTCCCGGTTAGACCCTAAGAAATATAGAATTATATTGAAAACCTTGGAAATGGATTATCACTATCAGGGTAAGATGAAGGTGCAGGCTGCTTTTGAAATAGGAGATAAGTGGCTTCAGGAAAATATTTATGGTCCGCTACAGTCATCAGAATCTACAGTAGTGGTGTGTGTGGTGAAGGTTTTTGATGTAGAAGGGAATCATATTTCTACGGGTAAAGTGCATTGGCAGGTGAAATCATGGGATAAGGTAAAGACTAAAATCAATTAA
- a CDS encoding Mpo1 family 2-hydroxy fatty acid dioxygenase, which translates to MRKIQQLLREYGERHQNPTNKRVHWICVPLIFFSIVAMVWSIPAVSLQNLVNSQSPFVNWATLILFLVFIYYVTLSVPLAFGMLAFSALCLVASFGLSQLNFLPVWGLALIIFIIAWIGQFYGHKMEGKKPSFFKDVQFLMIGPAWLMHFIFKRLGIDY; encoded by the coding sequence ATGAGAAAAATACAACAACTACTGCGAGAATATGGCGAGAGACATCAGAACCCTACTAATAAACGAGTGCACTGGATTTGCGTACCTTTAATTTTTTTTAGTATAGTAGCCATGGTGTGGTCTATACCTGCGGTATCCTTGCAAAATCTGGTCAATAGTCAAAGCCCTTTTGTGAATTGGGCAACGCTTATTCTGTTTTTGGTTTTTATATATTACGTAACCCTTTCAGTGCCATTGGCTTTCGGTATGCTGGCATTTTCTGCGCTGTGCCTGGTGGCATCTTTTGGTTTATCACAATTAAACTTTTTGCCAGTATGGGGCTTGGCGTTAATTATATTTATCATTGCATGGATAGGCCAGTTTTATGGTCATAAAATGGAGGGTAAGAAACCGTCATTTTTTAAAGATGTTCAGTTTCTTATGATTGGGCCAGCCTGGCTCATGCACTTTATTTTTAAGCGTTTGGGAATAGATTATTAA
- a CDS encoding sugar 3,4-ketoisomerase — translation MKTSAGKGGELSVIDEDQLPFQVKRSYWIYNLKEDAKRGGHVHLNSDRVLVCLQGEAEVKLRNKKGEEWDFVLNNPGSALYFPRQYWIDMSCKQGSILMALTSCGYAEDELETNWDNFIIS, via the coding sequence TTGAAAACATCTGCCGGAAAAGGAGGTGAATTATCGGTGATTGATGAAGATCAATTGCCTTTTCAGGTTAAAAGATCTTACTGGATTTATAACCTGAAAGAAGATGCTAAGCGTGGAGGGCATGTTCACCTTAATTCTGACAGGGTACTAGTTTGCTTACAAGGAGAGGCAGAAGTGAAATTGAGAAACAAAAAAGGTGAAGAGTGGGATTTTGTACTCAATAACCCGGGGAGTGCACTTTACTTTCCCAGACAGTATTGGATAGACATGTCTTGTAAGCAAGGCAGCATTTTGATGGCGCTCACCTCTTGTGGTTATGCAGAAGATGAGTTGGAAACCAATTGGGATAACTTTATTATTTCATGA
- a CDS encoding glycosyltransferase: MNVFVIPSWYPSDSNWLNGIFIREQTLWLAEYYPNINFGISLWGQNDEKLLLHSKRPFNSIKKLTSRNKSFAKPLRGNVCEYFHPVYSFHYRIKKGNIKAKITASIENLKEFEATYGKVDLLHAHVNYPAGYIAHELSKQLGIPYLITEHMSPFPQKYHLNKSGQLREEIATAMQNASKMVAVSSFLKESIRNILPDCDPVIIPNFISAPKTFYDAKEEKLTFCYANSISRSKGIKELIEAWSLLDDHNCTLKIAGAGPDLEDMQQFASSLKFKNSIEWLGELSKPKVMVLMQKSHGHILTSYSESFGVSYIEAMAAGIPSIAAPIGGPKDIITDQTGIFIEKITATDIADKIKWFIEHKKTFDTETIRNVFHENYSVDAVAPAILKLYEEAIHSK; this comes from the coding sequence ATGAATGTATTTGTGATTCCATCATGGTATCCTTCTGACAGCAATTGGCTCAATGGCATTTTTATCCGAGAGCAGACCCTATGGTTAGCTGAATACTACCCGAATATTAATTTCGGTATAAGCTTGTGGGGCCAAAATGATGAAAAGCTGCTATTACATTCAAAAAGGCCATTCAACTCAATAAAAAAGCTGACTTCCAGAAACAAGTCATTCGCAAAACCACTGAGAGGCAATGTTTGTGAATATTTTCATCCTGTTTACTCCTTTCATTATCGAATAAAAAAAGGCAATATAAAAGCGAAAATCACAGCCAGTATTGAAAATTTAAAGGAATTTGAAGCTACTTATGGTAAAGTAGATCTGCTTCATGCTCATGTTAATTACCCGGCAGGATATATAGCGCACGAACTGTCTAAGCAATTAGGCATTCCTTATCTGATTACAGAACATATGTCGCCTTTTCCTCAAAAATACCATCTCAACAAGAGCGGACAACTAAGAGAAGAAATAGCGACTGCCATGCAAAATGCATCAAAAATGGTAGCGGTAAGCTCCTTTTTAAAAGAGAGCATAAGAAATATTTTACCTGACTGCGATCCGGTAATCATTCCGAATTTCATTAGCGCTCCTAAAACTTTCTATGATGCAAAAGAAGAAAAACTCACCTTTTGCTATGCTAACTCTATATCAAGGAGCAAAGGCATTAAAGAATTGATAGAAGCCTGGAGCCTATTAGATGACCATAACTGCACCCTAAAAATAGCTGGAGCTGGCCCTGACTTAGAAGATATGCAACAGTTTGCCTCCTCCTTAAAATTTAAAAATTCAATTGAATGGTTGGGGGAGCTTTCAAAACCAAAGGTTATGGTGCTCATGCAAAAATCACATGGTCATATACTTACAAGTTATTCCGAATCTTTCGGGGTATCTTATATTGAAGCCATGGCCGCGGGCATACCTAGTATAGCAGCACCTATTGGTGGGCCAAAAGACATCATTACTGATCAAACAGGCATATTTATAGAGAAAATTACGGCTACAGACATTGCAGATAAAATCAAATGGTTTATTGAGCATAAAAAAACCTTTGATACTGAAACTATAAGGAATGTTTTTCACGAAAATTATTCTGTAGATGCGGTAGCTCCTGCTATATTAAAACTATATGAGGAAGCTATACATTCAAAGTGA
- a CDS encoding lipopolysaccharide biosynthesis protein, with translation MKKSNLISIFQGYFKEVSILTFGNIISLLITLVGYPIITRLYTDTLFGEFAVFQSCLIILISVATLQYDKAIVLIKKNKDLSIFIQTLFIILLVFVAILSMVALVRIPELLHVPLSNNLYWLLILAVLFGAANQIGQWYYLRTNQLKLLSTVKVIDRLFFQGAAILYASFQWGYNHLVLAAIAGQATLFLIALSNLRFIFSKLNISKAAILLKKHKFFPYYSFPSGLVERVSSQIPILLLPVLTSEAITGQFSLAYRMLSLPEAIIGAGIGQIFYKKIGLLIQENRSIKPELLRCWKLLLTIGAPVFIALLLIGDDVFIFVFGASWEQSGEMVQILSMMLLCMFISTPTSSTFAAMNKQYYGLIFSFVSLSARFLSLYLGIKYGGLYYGLIALVCAEIISIMLYNIFLLKEVRKRDLDTTNP, from the coding sequence TTGAAAAAATCAAACCTCATATCGATATTTCAAGGATACTTTAAAGAAGTGAGCATTCTCACCTTCGGCAATATCATCTCTTTACTGATTACGCTGGTAGGCTATCCCATCATAACCAGGCTTTACACTGACACTCTATTTGGAGAATTTGCTGTATTTCAAAGCTGCTTGATCATACTCATCTCTGTAGCCACTTTACAATATGACAAAGCCATAGTGCTGATAAAAAAGAATAAGGACTTATCTATTTTCATACAAACGCTTTTTATTATTCTTTTGGTTTTTGTGGCCATATTAAGCATGGTTGCTTTAGTAAGGATTCCGGAATTACTACATGTTCCGCTCAGCAACAACTTGTACTGGCTACTCATTTTAGCAGTACTTTTTGGAGCTGCTAATCAAATTGGGCAATGGTACTATTTAAGAACCAACCAGCTTAAACTCCTTTCCACAGTAAAAGTTATAGATCGATTATTTTTTCAAGGGGCGGCCATTTTATACGCTTCATTCCAGTGGGGATATAACCATTTGGTATTGGCTGCAATTGCCGGACAAGCCACTCTTTTCCTTATTGCGCTCAGCAATCTACGGTTCATTTTCTCCAAATTGAATATTAGTAAAGCGGCCATTTTATTAAAAAAACATAAGTTCTTCCCCTACTATTCATTCCCTAGCGGATTAGTTGAGCGCGTTTCAAGTCAAATCCCGATATTACTTTTACCTGTTTTAACCTCTGAAGCAATAACTGGCCAATTTTCATTAGCTTACCGCATGCTTAGCTTGCCGGAAGCAATAATTGGAGCAGGCATAGGTCAGATATTTTATAAAAAAATCGGTCTATTAATTCAGGAAAACCGATCCATAAAGCCAGAACTACTACGCTGCTGGAAGTTATTATTAACAATTGGAGCTCCTGTGTTCATTGCCCTACTACTTATCGGAGATGATGTCTTTATTTTTGTATTTGGTGCCAGTTGGGAGCAATCTGGCGAAATGGTTCAAATACTCAGCATGATGCTTTTATGTATGTTTATAAGCACGCCCACCAGCAGCACTTTTGCTGCTATGAATAAGCAATATTATGGCCTTATCTTTTCCTTCGTTTCCCTTTCCGCCAGATTCTTGTCATTATATCTAGGCATTAAATATGGTGGATTATACTATGGGCTTATCGCGCTAGTGTGCGCTGAGATCATCAGCATTATGCTTTATAACATTTTCCTTTTAAAGGAAGTGAGAAAACGGGATCTCGACACTACAAATCCTTAA
- a CDS encoding glycosyltransferase family 2 protein yields the protein MSDQPLVSIICLSYNHERFVKEALMSVFQQTYKNIEIIVVDDASTDNSKEVITDLLKHHPEVKFMALEKNIGNCKAFNQAYAVSSGEFIIDLAADDVLLPQRVAQGVKALLNSGEDYGVNFTNAEVIDEQGDFMKHHYPINQERKSTVFVPSGDVFKDLVARYFICPPTMMYTRALVEYLGGYDENLTYEDFDLWIRSSRVFKYAFTDEILVKRRMVQGSKRSMQFKIRSPHLRTTYTVMQKAKALISNEAEAKAFKSRVYYEVKVALRYLDFPLAYNYLRLLQ from the coding sequence ATGTCAGATCAGCCCCTGGTATCTATTATTTGTCTGAGTTACAATCATGAACGCTTTGTGAAAGAAGCCCTGATGTCTGTTTTTCAGCAAACATATAAAAATATAGAAATTATTGTAGTGGATGATGCCAGTACTGATAATAGTAAGGAGGTAATTACTGATTTGTTGAAGCACCATCCAGAAGTGAAATTCATGGCTCTGGAGAAAAATATTGGAAACTGTAAGGCTTTTAATCAAGCGTATGCAGTTAGCTCAGGTGAGTTTATTATTGACTTGGCGGCTGATGATGTTCTTCTTCCTCAAAGGGTGGCGCAAGGTGTAAAAGCGCTGTTAAATAGCGGAGAGGACTATGGGGTTAATTTTACTAATGCCGAGGTAATAGATGAGCAGGGGGATTTTATGAAACATCATTACCCAATTAATCAAGAGAGAAAATCTACTGTATTTGTGCCCTCCGGCGATGTGTTTAAAGACTTAGTGGCTCGCTATTTCATCTGTCCGCCTACTATGATGTATACCCGGGCTCTTGTTGAATATTTGGGTGGCTATGATGAAAACCTCACTTATGAAGATTTTGATTTATGGATCAGGTCATCAAGAGTTTTTAAATATGCTTTTACTGATGAAATTTTAGTGAAAAGAAGAATGGTGCAAGGTTCAAAACGAAGTATGCAGTTTAAGATTAGAAGCCCTCATTTAAGAACAACCTACACGGTAATGCAAAAGGCGAAGGCGTTAATTAGCAACGAAGCTGAAGCAAAAGCCTTTAAAAGCCGGGTGTATTATGAAGTGAAGGTAGCTCTGCGATATTTAGACTTTCCTTTGGCTTATAATTACCTTAGGCTGTTGCAATAA
- the rsgA gene encoding ribosome small subunit-dependent GTPase A has translation MTGEVLKSTGSWYDVLAEDHKIYQARTRGKLRLKGFKTTNPIAVGDKVTISLENDTEAVITEILPRENYIIRKSVKLKSQGHILAANLDQAVLIVTLTYPRTSLGFIDRFLITAESFRIPQVIIFNKIDLLHEKGIAMIDEIIEIYDKIGVTCLKVSALKDEGINSVSEILNGKKSLFSGHSGVGKSTLLNKIAPEIEQKTGAISDFAQKGVHTTTFAEMFEVSPSTFVIDTPGIKELGIIDIETEELSDYFPEMRALQSECKFHNCTHLHEPKCAVKDAVDNGEISESRYISYVSIIEGDDNRR, from the coding sequence ATGACAGGAGAAGTTCTAAAATCTACCGGCTCATGGTATGATGTACTGGCTGAAGACCATAAAATTTATCAAGCCCGTACCAGAGGCAAGCTCAGGCTTAAAGGGTTTAAAACTACAAACCCCATAGCTGTAGGCGATAAGGTGACTATAAGCCTTGAAAATGACACTGAAGCTGTAATTACAGAGATATTACCGAGAGAAAACTATATCATAAGAAAATCAGTAAAGCTAAAAAGCCAGGGACATATACTAGCCGCTAACCTGGATCAGGCCGTTCTTATTGTTACACTCACTTACCCGAGGACTTCACTTGGCTTTATAGATCGTTTTTTAATTACTGCCGAATCGTTTAGAATTCCTCAAGTAATCATATTTAATAAAATTGACCTTCTCCATGAAAAAGGCATAGCTATGATTGATGAAATCATAGAAATTTATGACAAAATAGGTGTCACTTGCCTGAAAGTTTCAGCCTTAAAAGATGAAGGCATTAACTCAGTATCTGAAATCTTAAATGGAAAGAAGAGCCTGTTTTCTGGTCATAGTGGCGTAGGCAAGTCCACTTTACTAAACAAAATAGCCCCGGAAATAGAGCAAAAAACAGGAGCCATATCAGACTTCGCTCAAAAAGGGGTTCATACCACTACCTTTGCTGAGATGTTTGAAGTTTCGCCTTCTACTTTTGTCATTGACACACCTGGAATTAAGGAATTAGGCATAATAGATATAGAAACTGAAGAACTTTCAGATTATTTTCCTGAAATGAGGGCATTGCAATCAGAGTGTAAGTTTCACAATTGCACCCACCTGCATGAACCAAAATGCGCAGTTAAAGATGCTGTAGATAATGGTGAAATTTCAGAAAGCCGCTATATCAGCTATGTGAGTATCATTGAAGGAGATGACAACAGACGATAA